A genomic segment from Glycine max cultivar Williams 82 chromosome 1, Glycine_max_v4.0, whole genome shotgun sequence encodes:
- the LOC100809944 gene encoding patellin-6, whose protein sequence is MDTTSSPMSLQTQKTNFQDLPEASPKPYKKGIVATLMGGAGSFKEDNYFVSLLRSSEKKALQELKEKLKSSFEDSPSDASMWGIPLLGGDDKADVILLKFLRARDFRIGDAHHMLLKCLSWRKEFGADTILEEDLGFNKELEGVVAYMQGYDKEGHPVCYNAYGVFKDKEMYERVFGDEEKLKKFLRWRVQVLERGIKVLHFKPGGVNSLIQVTDLKDMPKRELRVASNQILSLFQDNYPEMVARKIFINVPWYFSMLYSMFSPFLTQRTKSKFVISKEGNAAETLYKFMRPEDIPVQYGGLNRPSDLQNGPPKPVSEFRIKGGEKVNIQIEGIEAGATITWDIVVGGWDLEYSAEFVPNAEGSYTIAVEKPRKMGASEEAIHNSFTSKESGKMVLSVDNTASRRKKVAAYRYVVRKSSTI, encoded by the exons ATGGACACCACTTCATCCCCTATGTCCCTCCAAACCCAAAAAACAAACTTTCAAGACCTTCCAGAAGCTTCCCCCAAGCCATACAAGAAGGGTATAGTGGCCACCCTAATGGGAGGAGCTGGTTCCTTCAAAGAAGACAACTATTTTGTGTCCCTTCTGAGATCCTCAGAGAAAAAGGCCCTTCAGGAGCTAAAAGAAAAGCTCAAGTCTTCATTTGAGGACTCTCCCTCTGATGCCTCCATGTGGGGCATTCCGCTCCTTGGAGGCGATGACAAAGCTGACGTCATCCTCCTCAAGTTCCTCAGAGCAAGGGACTTCAGGATTGGTGATGCACACCACATGCTCCTGAAGTGTTTATCTTGGAGGAAGGAGTTTGGTGCTGACACCATCTTGGAAGAGGATTTAGGGTTCAATAAGGAGCTTGAAGGGGTGGTGGCATACATGCAAGGGTATGACAAAGAAGGCCACCCTGTGTGCTACAATGCCTATGGGGTGTTCAAGGACAAGGAAATGTATGAAAGGGTCTTTGGTGATGAGGAGAAGCTGAAGAAGTTCCTAAGGTGGAGGGTTCAGGTTCTTGAGAGAGGCATCAAGGTGCTTCATTTCAAGCCTGGTGGGGTCAATTCCCTCATTCAGGTCACAGACCTCAAGGACATGCCAAAGAGAGAGCTTAGGGTGGCGTCCAACCAGATCCTCTCCTTGTTCCAAGACAACTACCCGGAAATGGTGGCTCGCAAG ATTTTCATCAACGTGCCATGGTACTTCAGCATGTTGTATTCAATGTTCAGCCCGTTTCTGACTCAGAGAACCAAGAGCAAGTTTGTGATCTCTAAGGAAGGAAATGCTGCTGAGACACTCTACAA ATTTATGAGACCTGAAGACATTCCTGTGCAGTATGGAGGACTGAATCGGCCCAGTGACTTGCAGAATGGTCCCCCAAAACCTGTATCTGAGTTCAGAATCAAAGGAGGGGAGAAAGTGAACATACAAATAGAAGGAATTGAG GCTGGTGCAACTATCACATGGGACATTGTAGTGGGAGGCTGGGACTTGGAATACAGTGCTGAGTTTGTGCCAAATGCTGAGGGAAGCTACACCATAGCAGTGGAGAAGCCAAGGAAAATGGGGGCATCGGAGGAAGCAATCCACAACTCATTCACATCAAAAGAATCTGGCAAAATGGTGCTCTCAGTTGACAACACTGCCTCAAGGAGGAAAAAGGTTGCTGCTTATCGCTATGTTGTACGCAAAAGCAGCACCATTTGA